The Thermoplasmata archaeon genome has a window encoding:
- a CDS encoding uracil-DNA glycosylase, protein MDAREVRSVEALTARVVACRRCPRLVRYREAVARTRVARFREWTYWGRPVPGFGDPGARLLIVGLAPAAHGGNRTGRVFTGDRSGDWLYRALYRAGFANQPTSVSIGDGLRLSDAYIAAAVRCAPPGNRPTRAEFERCQPFLEAEIELLHGLRVVVTLGNVAMDRFLRAWKATGRTAPRPKPRFGHGKRYAIGAAVLLTSYHPSQRNTQTGLLTEPMFDAIFRAAREELHGRPERAAIRTRTKRRR, encoded by the coding sequence GTGGATGCCCGGGAAGTCCGCTCGGTGGAGGCCCTCACCGCTCGCGTCGTCGCGTGTCGCCGGTGCCCCCGTCTCGTCCGGTACCGTGAGGCGGTCGCGCGGACCAGGGTGGCGCGGTTCCGGGAGTGGACGTACTGGGGGCGTCCCGTTCCCGGGTTTGGCGATCCGGGCGCGCGCCTCCTGATCGTGGGCCTGGCACCCGCGGCTCACGGCGGAAACCGGACGGGCCGCGTCTTCACGGGGGATCGGAGCGGAGATTGGCTGTACCGCGCACTCTACCGGGCAGGATTCGCCAACCAGCCCACATCCGTGTCCATCGGCGACGGGCTCCGCCTGAGCGATGCGTACATCGCGGCCGCGGTCCGCTGTGCACCGCCGGGGAATCGGCCGACGCGCGCCGAGTTCGAGCGGTGCCAGCCCTTCCTCGAGGCGGAGATCGAACTCCTGCATGGGTTGCGAGTCGTCGTGACGCTCGGCAACGTGGCCATGGACCGGTTCCTGCGTGCCTGGAAGGCCACGGGCCGGACCGCCCCGCGCCCGAAGCCCCGATTTGGCCACGGTAAGCGGTATGCGATCGGAGCCGCGGTGCTCCTGACCTCCTACCATCCGAGCCAACGGAATACCCAGACCGGCCTCCTCACGGAGCCCATGTTCGACGCCATCTTCCGCGCGGCGAGGGAGGAA